Proteins from a genomic interval of Ndongobacter massiliensis:
- a CDS encoding aldose epimerase family protein, giving the protein MQSYVLENEKMRIAVLDYGARITEIYHKALGRNLVLSYAIPEAYRSDRCYLCATIGPNANRLAQGVFFLEGKKYRWETNNGKNNLHSGRYGLDHVTWNGAVQENRLRLCVTQEVPFSCSYEVVFTLEDESLSVEYFAKPEEPALLNLTNHTYFHLDANETVLDYSLQLYADFYTPFDETGIPTGEVRPVQDSCFDFRKARTLRAALSESPKDHGGYDHNFVCAASGLCPMAVIRTEDLALRVSSTAPAFQLYTAGNFMWQGKRSPFAAICIEPQYIPNSINIPYFAQPMHTKAYPFYQKNVYAFAQEAK; this is encoded by the coding sequence ATGCAATCCTATGTTCTTGAGAATGAAAAAATGCGAATCGCCGTATTGGATTATGGCGCACGCATCACAGAAATCTACCACAAAGCGTTGGGCAGAAACTTGGTGCTTTCCTATGCGATACCGGAAGCGTATCGGAGTGATCGCTGCTATCTCTGTGCGACGATTGGACCCAATGCCAACCGTCTGGCGCAGGGCGTGTTTTTTCTGGAGGGAAAAAAGTACCGGTGGGAAACGAACAACGGAAAAAACAATCTGCACAGCGGCAGGTACGGGTTGGATCATGTCACATGGAACGGCGCCGTGCAGGAAAATCGTCTGCGCCTTTGCGTGACGCAGGAAGTACCTTTTTCCTGTTCCTATGAGGTGGTTTTTACCTTGGAGGATGAAAGCCTGTCGGTGGAATACTTTGCCAAACCCGAGGAACCGGCGCTGTTGAATTTAACGAATCATACCTATTTCCATCTGGATGCGAATGAAACCGTATTGGATTATTCGCTGCAGCTGTACGCGGATTTTTATACGCCTTTCGATGAAACGGGCATTCCGACCGGCGAGGTTCGACCGGTACAAGACAGTTGTTTTGATTTTCGCAAGGCGCGTACGCTGCGCGCCGCGCTGTCGGAAAGTCCGAAGGACCACGGGGGTTATGATCACAACTTCGTGTGCGCGGCGTCCGGCCTTTGTCCGATGGCCGTCATTCGCACAGAAGATCTTGCACTCCGTGTTTCATCCACCGCCCCTGCCTTCCAACTCTATACTGCGGGAAATTTTATGTGGCAGGGAAAACGCAGTCCTTTTGCGGCGATTTGCATTGAACCGCAATACATACCCAACAGTATTAATATTCCTTATTTTGCGCAGCCGATGCACACCAAAGCGTACCCCTTTTACCAGAAAAATGTATACGCCTTTGCTCAAGAGGCGAAATAA
- a CDS encoding MalY/PatB family protein, translated as MFQNPVDRRHTDCAKWDELIENTGEEEILSLTVADMDFRVAPEIAQAIIDAANHGIYGYTNVSSRYIDLTQQWIRKHYHWMPEREWIVYCPRIINALCQIIQNYTNHGDSILITTPLYDPIQSAIRLNDRKIIASSLVREADRYVIDFEDFEKKLQSGVKVFIAVSPHNPTGRVWTEEEVQKMVRLCKENDVLIVSDEVHADFIWEGVFTSFGQFFEEYDQMIIGTSASKTFNIPGIEAASMVIKNPALREKFVRCLRSAGFHNPNYFCNPAVEAAYGKGEEWLALVKQVILENRKFAISFIDRECAPCKVLPGEGTFLLWVDYSALEISEEDWNQKLLHEGKVACSMGGDYGNEGRGFFRINLAQPPVMFKEALARIKKCMEDVRK; from the coding sequence ATGTTTCAAAATCCGGTCGATCGCAGGCACACCGATTGTGCCAAGTGGGACGAATTGATTGAAAATACGGGGGAAGAAGAGATCCTTTCTTTAACCGTCGCCGATATGGATTTCCGGGTTGCGCCGGAGATTGCGCAAGCGATTATCGATGCGGCCAATCATGGCATTTACGGCTATACGAATGTCAGCAGCCGCTACATTGACCTCACCCAACAGTGGATCCGGAAGCACTATCACTGGATGCCGGAGCGCGAATGGATTGTCTATTGTCCTCGCATTATCAATGCGCTGTGTCAGATTATTCAAAATTATACGAACCACGGCGATTCGATTCTCATTACGACGCCGCTGTATGATCCGATCCAGAGTGCCATTCGCTTGAATGACCGGAAGATCATTGCATCTTCCCTTGTGCGGGAAGCAGACCGCTATGTCATTGATTTTGAAGACTTTGAGAAAAAACTGCAGAGCGGAGTCAAAGTATTTATCGCCGTTTCCCCGCACAATCCAACCGGGCGCGTCTGGACGGAGGAAGAAGTGCAGAAAATGGTCCGGTTGTGCAAAGAAAATGATGTGTTGATCGTTTCTGATGAAGTACATGCCGATTTTATCTGGGAGGGTGTGTTCACCAGTTTCGGACAGTTTTTTGAGGAATATGACCAGATGATCATCGGCACATCCGCTTCCAAAACATTTAATATTCCGGGCATTGAAGCGGCGAGCATGGTCATTAAGAATCCAGCGTTGCGCGAGAAATTTGTCCGCTGCCTGCGCAGTGCGGGTTTTCATAATCCGAATTATTTCTGCAATCCCGCTGTGGAAGCCGCCTATGGCAAAGGGGAAGAGTGGCTTGCCCTTGTCAAGCAGGTGATATTGGAAAATCGAAAGTTTGCGATTTCTTTTATTGATCGGGAATGCGCCCCCTGCAAAGTGCTTCCGGGGGAAGGAACTTTCCTTTTGTGGGTGGATTATTCCGCACTCGAAATTTCCGAAGAGGACTGGAATCAAAAATTATTGCACGAAGGAAAGGTCGCCTGTTCGATGGGCGGCGATTACGGGAACGAGGGACGCGGATTTTTCCGCATTAACTTGGCACAGCCGCCTGTGATGTTCAAAGAGGCGTTGGCACGAATTAAAAAATGTATGGAGGATGTACGAAAATGA
- the nhaC gene encoding Na+/H+ antiporter NhaC: MKARTKRKPTVGQALVPIAGMLVILGIGIGLLGLPAEPLIVLAAVVSGAMAIYLGYSYDEIMEEISEKIAKVWGALLILVIVGFMIGSWMLGGTIPMLIYYGLKLISPQFLALTAFVVSAIVSVMTGTSWGSAGTIGVAFMGVAIGMNANLPLVAGAVVSGAYFGDKLSPLSDTTNLASAVCGVDLYQHVYNQLWTTGAAAVLSCIVYTILGHVGTTANVGVPETVHILTGTLESMYSWNLFFLVPLLIVLIGSATRKPTIPVMLAASAVALINAAIFQGASLQSIVETTLNGFNVSMLGFNEAEVPSDLIRLLHRGGMMAMMNTLLIAVCAISFAGTMTVTGALDVLISKLLTKIHNTFQLVGATIVTCLVTTGVTSNGQVSILMPGEAFRSAYIQRGLHPKVLSRTLEDSVTCTECLIPWTAAGAYMATTLGVPTLSYLPFAILNYSGMIFALIWAATGIGITKIDPKTFEAEETK; encoded by the coding sequence ATGAAGGCAAGAACAAAAAGAAAGCCGACCGTTGGGCAGGCGCTGGTCCCCATTGCGGGGATGCTCGTCATACTCGGCATCGGTATCGGACTGTTGGGGCTGCCGGCGGAGCCGCTGATCGTTTTGGCGGCGGTCGTTTCGGGGGCTATGGCGATTTATCTCGGCTACAGTTATGATGAAATTATGGAAGAAATTTCCGAGAAAATCGCAAAAGTATGGGGTGCATTGCTCATTTTAGTCATTGTCGGCTTTATGATCGGATCGTGGATGCTTGGCGGGACCATTCCGATGCTCATTTATTACGGTCTGAAGCTCATTAGCCCGCAGTTTTTGGCATTGACCGCCTTTGTGGTCTCCGCTATCGTTTCGGTGATGACCGGAACCTCTTGGGGATCGGCAGGAACGATCGGTGTGGCTTTTATGGGCGTTGCCATCGGTATGAACGCCAATCTGCCCTTGGTTGCCGGTGCGGTGGTGTCGGGCGCGTATTTCGGTGATAAACTTTCCCCGTTGTCGGACACGACGAATCTGGCTTCTGCCGTTTGCGGCGTTGATTTGTATCAACATGTATACAATCAATTATGGACGACAGGTGCTGCTGCTGTTTTATCCTGCATTGTTTATACGATTTTAGGGCATGTCGGAACAACGGCGAATGTGGGCGTTCCGGAAACCGTCCATATCCTCACCGGAACATTGGAATCCATGTATTCCTGGAATCTATTTTTCCTTGTTCCCCTGTTGATCGTGTTGATCGGATCGGCGACGCGCAAACCGACCATTCCCGTGATGCTTGCGGCGTCGGCCGTCGCTTTAATCAATGCGGCGATTTTCCAAGGGGCGAGCCTGCAAAGCATTGTGGAAACGACGCTGAATGGATTTAATGTTTCCATGCTTGGCTTTAATGAAGCGGAGGTTCCTTCAGACTTGATCCGGCTATTGCATCGTGGCGGCATGATGGCGATGATGAATACGTTGCTGATTGCTGTTTGCGCCATTTCTTTTGCAGGGACGATGACCGTCACCGGTGCACTGGATGTTTTGATATCGAAGTTGCTGACGAAGATTCATAATACCTTCCAGTTGGTCGGGGCAACCATCGTCACTTGTCTTGTGACGACAGGCGTGACCAGCAATGGTCAGGTGTCCATCCTGATGCCGGGCGAGGCATTCCGCTCCGCCTATATTCAGCGGGGGCTGCATCCCAAAGTACTCTCCCGAACCCTCGAGGATTCCGTGACCTGCACGGAGTGCTTGATTCCGTGGACGGCTGCCGGCGCCTATATGGCGACGACGCTGGGCGTACCAACCTTGAGTTATCTGCCCTTCGCGATTCTGAATTACAGCGGCATGATCTTTGCCTTGATCTGGGCGGCGACGGGTATCGGTATTACGAAAATTGACCCGAAGACGTTTGAAGCGGAAGAGACGAAATAG
- the chvE gene encoding multiple monosaccharide ABC transporter substrate-binding protein — protein sequence MKFGKRLASFLLAGLMVLTMGACSGGEEKKPEESKEESKVESQAEGKQEPAAPAEIKKVGIAMPTKDLQRWSQDGENLKTKLEEKGIETELQFANNDIGTQVSQLENMITNGCNLLIVASIDGSALTNVLDTAKASGVTVIAYDRLIMNSDAVSYYATFDNNKVGKMQGQYIADALDLEHKDGPFNLEIVTGPTDDNNVVFFYGGAMEVLQPYIDAGKLVVPSGQISRQECATPEWSNQKAQERMENILSSFYNDGKNLDVVLCSNDATAHGVASALAENYNGASWPVITGQDCEITNVKSIIEGKQAMSVFKDTRALASAVVDMVMALSEGKEVPVNDTKTYDNGTGIIPSFLVEPVAATKENYKELLVDSGYYTEDDLK from the coding sequence ATGAAATTTGGAAAACGTTTAGCTAGTTTTTTACTCGCGGGACTGATGGTTTTGACGATGGGCGCCTGCTCAGGCGGCGAGGAAAAGAAGCCGGAAGAATCAAAAGAAGAAAGTAAAGTGGAAAGCCAGGCCGAGGGAAAGCAGGAGCCGGCCGCTCCAGCGGAAATCAAGAAAGTCGGAATTGCCATGCCGACGAAAGATCTGCAGCGTTGGAGCCAAGACGGTGAAAACCTGAAGACGAAGTTGGAAGAAAAAGGGATTGAAACCGAATTACAGTTTGCCAATAATGACATCGGAACGCAGGTTTCGCAGTTGGAAAATATGATCACAAATGGCTGCAATTTACTGATTGTCGCTTCCATTGACGGCAGCGCACTGACGAATGTGCTCGATACGGCAAAAGCATCCGGCGTGACCGTGATTGCGTACGACCGATTGATTATGAATTCGGATGCTGTCAGCTACTATGCGACCTTTGACAATAACAAAGTCGGTAAAATGCAGGGGCAGTACATCGCGGATGCGCTCGATCTGGAACATAAGGACGGTCCGTTTAACTTGGAGATCGTCACGGGTCCGACGGATGATAACAATGTTGTCTTCTTCTATGGCGGAGCGATGGAAGTATTGCAGCCCTATATCGATGCCGGCAAACTGGTGGTTCCCTCCGGCCAGATCAGTCGCCAGGAATGTGCGACCCCAGAATGGTCCAATCAGAAGGCGCAGGAACGCATGGAGAATATTCTTTCTTCCTTCTATAACGACGGCAAGAACTTGGATGTAGTGCTCTGTTCCAATGACGCCACTGCCCATGGTGTGGCTTCCGCTTTGGCCGAAAATTATAACGGGGCATCATGGCCCGTCATCACCGGACAGGACTGCGAAATTACGAATGTGAAGAGCATTATTGAAGGAAAACAGGCGATGTCCGTATTTAAGGACACGCGTGCGTTGGCGTCCGCCGTCGTCGATATGGTGATGGCACTTTCCGAAGGGAAGGAAGTACCGGTGAACGACACCAAGACTTATGACAACGGCACGGGCATCATTCCGTCCTTCTTAGTCGAGCCGGTGGCGGCAACGAAAGAGAATTACAAAGAGCTTTTGGTGGACTCGGGCTACTACACGGAAGATGATTTGAAGTAA
- the mmsA gene encoding multiple monosaccharide ABC transporter ATP-binding protein, producing the protein MTDLVLEMTNITKEFPGVKALDQVNLQVKRGEIHAICGENGAGKSTLMNVLTGTYPYGSYSGEIYYNGELCQFNKIEDSESRGIVIIHQELALIPHMDIAENMFLGNEQGSKYNIDWRKTHRRAVEQMKLVDLNESPYALVKNLGVGKQQLVEIAKALSKNVKLLVLDEPTASLNENDSQKLLDLLLSLKAQGLTSIIISHKLNEIAYVADSITVIRDGKTIETLPNADHNIDENRIIRGMVGRELSDRYPKRKHMLGEVGFEIKDWTVYHPNRVNKKVVDGVNLQIRKGEIVGIAGLIGAGRTELAMSIFGRSYGRNISGQLYIDGQEKELKNVRAAIDAGLAYVTEDRKGNGLILSNPIYTNHSLANLDRVSKRGVINRHQERSVAKEMVDRLRVKCRFIYQKVGNLSGGNQQKILLGKWIFTEPDILILDEPTRGIDVGAKYEIYEIANELVAEGKCVLMISSEMSELLGMCDRIYVMNAGKIKAELPIEEASQEKIMSYIVKDVRKEEA; encoded by the coding sequence TTGACAGATCTTGTCTTAGAAATGACCAATATTACAAAAGAATTTCCGGGGGTGAAGGCACTGGATCAAGTCAACCTCCAGGTTAAACGCGGAGAAATCCACGCCATTTGTGGGGAGAATGGTGCCGGAAAGTCGACGTTGATGAATGTACTGACCGGCACCTATCCCTATGGCAGCTATTCCGGGGAAATCTATTACAATGGCGAACTCTGTCAATTCAATAAGATTGAGGACAGCGAGTCGCGCGGCATTGTCATCATTCATCAGGAGTTGGCGCTGATTCCGCATATGGACATTGCCGAGAATATGTTTTTGGGCAATGAACAGGGATCCAAGTACAACATCGATTGGCGAAAGACGCATCGCCGCGCCGTGGAGCAGATGAAATTGGTGGATTTGAACGAATCGCCGTATGCACTGGTCAAAAATTTAGGCGTTGGCAAGCAGCAGTTGGTAGAAATTGCGAAAGCTTTATCCAAAAATGTCAAGCTGTTGGTTTTGGATGAACCGACGGCGTCCCTGAATGAAAATGATTCCCAGAAGTTGCTTGATTTGCTGTTGTCACTCAAGGCGCAGGGACTTACGTCGATCATTATTTCGCATAAATTGAATGAAATTGCCTATGTGGCGGACAGCATTACGGTGATTCGTGATGGCAAGACCATTGAAACCCTGCCGAATGCGGATCACAATATCGATGAAAATCGCATTATACGCGGCATGGTTGGTCGGGAACTGTCCGATCGTTATCCGAAGCGAAAGCATATGTTGGGCGAAGTGGGCTTTGAGATCAAAGACTGGACGGTGTATCATCCCAATCGCGTGAACAAAAAGGTTGTGGACGGCGTCAATCTGCAGATTCGCAAGGGTGAAATTGTGGGCATTGCCGGGTTGATCGGGGCAGGTCGAACGGAACTGGCCATGAGCATATTCGGAAGAAGTTACGGTCGAAATATCAGCGGGCAACTGTACATTGACGGGCAGGAGAAAGAATTGAAAAATGTTCGTGCCGCCATTGATGCAGGATTGGCCTATGTCACAGAAGATCGAAAAGGCAACGGATTAATTCTGAGCAATCCCATTTACACCAATCACAGCCTGGCGAATTTGGATCGCGTCAGTAAGCGCGGGGTGATCAATCGACACCAGGAGCGCAGTGTGGCGAAGGAGATGGTCGATCGTCTGCGCGTAAAATGTCGATTTATCTACCAAAAGGTGGGCAATCTCAGCGGGGGCAATCAGCAGAAAATCTTGCTGGGAAAATGGATCTTTACCGAGCCGGATATTTTGATCTTGGATGAACCGACGCGCGGCATTGATGTCGGAGCGAAATATGAGATCTATGAGATTGCGAATGAATTGGTTGCTGAAGGAAAATGCGTGTTGATGATCTCTTCCGAGATGTCGGAGTTGTTAGGAATGTGTGACCGCATTTACGTGATGAATGCGGGAAAAATCAAGGCAGAGCTTCCCATTGAAGAAGCGTCACAGGAGAAAATCATGTCCTATATTGTGAAAGACGTGCGAAAGGAGGAAGCATGA
- the mmsB gene encoding multiple monosaccharide ABC transporter permease, which yields MNSGIVDKMKKNSMVVILLAVIIIFTILTGGNVLLPQNINNIISQNAYVIVLTVGMLFCILTGGNIDLSVGSIVALVGSLAGVMVVKQHMNIYLSIAICLAVGLVIGAIQGYLIAYIKAPSFIVTLAGMMVWRGLSLVILQGFTIAPFPENYSRLFNSYIPSPEVGGLDGVCMAVGVVMIVAYVLNALKNHKAEKKISMTETSTPVFIAETLLVAAGLFFVTYSLAKFRGFPVILILLGVIVFIYNYYASRTVNGRHYYAVGGNENAATLSGIDARWVYFKAYVNSGFLSAVAGLMVVARFNSATPTLGDGYEMDAIAAAYIGGASAYGGVGTVWQVVIGAIFMGVLNNGMSIMGIDADFQRIVKGVVLAIAVVFDIVSKRRNAAE from the coding sequence ATGAATTCCGGCATTGTGGATAAAATGAAGAAAAACAGTATGGTTGTTATTTTGCTGGCAGTCATTATTATTTTCACGATTCTCACCGGTGGGAATGTGCTTCTGCCGCAAAATATCAATAATATTATTTCGCAAAACGCCTATGTCATCGTTTTAACCGTCGGAATGTTATTTTGTATTTTAACGGGCGGAAATATCGATTTGTCGGTGGGCTCCATCGTTGCATTGGTGGGGTCTTTGGCAGGTGTTATGGTTGTCAAGCAGCACATGAATATTTATCTGTCCATAGCCATTTGTCTCGCGGTGGGGTTGGTCATTGGTGCGATTCAGGGCTACCTGATTGCGTATATCAAGGCGCCTTCTTTTATCGTGACCTTAGCGGGCATGATGGTGTGGCGTGGTCTTTCGCTAGTTATTTTGCAGGGTTTCACGATTGCACCGTTTCCGGAGAACTATTCACGGTTGTTCAACAGCTACATTCCTTCGCCGGAAGTGGGCGGACTCGACGGCGTGTGTATGGCGGTCGGGGTTGTGATGATTGTGGCGTATGTTTTGAACGCCCTCAAAAATCATAAGGCGGAGAAAAAAATCAGCATGACGGAGACTTCGACTCCGGTGTTTATTGCGGAAACGCTTCTCGTTGCGGCAGGCCTGTTTTTTGTCACCTACAGTCTTGCAAAATTCCGCGGTTTTCCCGTGATTTTGATTTTACTGGGCGTCATCGTTTTTATCTATAACTACTATGCTTCACGAACCGTCAACGGCAGGCACTATTACGCCGTCGGCGGCAATGAAAATGCGGCTACGCTCAGCGGTATTGACGCCCGATGGGTGTACTTCAAAGCCTATGTGAATTCCGGATTTTTATCGGCGGTTGCCGGTTTGATGGTGGTTGCGCGTTTCAATTCGGCAACACCGACGTTGGGCGACGGCTACGAAATGGACGCAATTGCGGCGGCATATATCGGTGGCGCTTCCGCTTATGGCGGCGTGGGTACGGTATGGCAGGTCGTTATTGGCGCCATATTTATGGGGGTATTAAATAACGGAATGTCCATTATGGGTATTGATGCCGATTTTCAGCGCATTGTCAAAGGGGTTGTATTGGCGATCGCCGTCGTATTCGACATTGTTTCCAAGCGACGCAATGCGGCCGAATAA
- the xylA gene encoding xylose isomerase, whose protein sequence is MKFFENVPKIQYEGSKSTNPFAFKYYDADRVIAGKKMKEHLKFALSWWHTMVAGGQDPFGINTMDRSYGGITDPMALAKARADAAFDFMDKLGIEYFCFHDADLAPEGNSLQERNENLKEMVAYVKEKMQGTSVKLLWGTSNCFTNPRFMHGGATSCEADVFAWAAAQVKNAIDATIALGGKGYVFWGGREGYETLLNTDVELELDNYARMLKMAVRYARSKGYEGDFYIEPKPKEPTKHQYDFDVASCVAFLQKYDLMQDFRINIEANHATLAGHTFQHELRMARTFGVFGSVDANQGDLLLGWDTDQFPSNVYDTTLAMYEILKAGGFTNGGLNFDAKVRRPSFTPEDIAYAYILGMDSFAFGLIKAQQLIEDGRVEAFVAKKYASYQEGIGEKIRKNETNFEELESYALKNGEPTLSSGRQEYLEGLVNNILLDGKTEQ, encoded by the coding sequence ATGAAATTTTTTGAAAACGTACCGAAAATTCAGTATGAAGGCAGTAAATCTACCAATCCGTTTGCTTTCAAATACTACGATGCGGACCGCGTCATTGCGGGCAAGAAGATGAAAGAGCATTTGAAATTTGCCCTTTCCTGGTGGCACACCATGGTTGCGGGCGGGCAGGATCCGTTCGGCATCAACACGATGGATCGCAGCTACGGCGGAATCACCGATCCGATGGCATTGGCGAAGGCAAGGGCGGATGCCGCCTTTGATTTCATGGACAAGTTGGGCATTGAATACTTTTGTTTTCATGATGCGGATCTGGCACCGGAAGGCAACAGTCTGCAAGAGCGCAACGAGAATCTGAAAGAAATGGTTGCCTATGTGAAGGAAAAGATGCAGGGAACGTCGGTAAAACTGCTCTGGGGAACCTCCAATTGTTTCACCAATCCCCGGTTTATGCACGGCGGTGCGACTTCCTGTGAGGCGGATGTCTTTGCCTGGGCAGCGGCGCAGGTTAAAAATGCAATCGACGCGACGATTGCATTGGGTGGCAAGGGATACGTCTTCTGGGGCGGCCGCGAGGGTTATGAAACGTTGTTGAATACGGATGTGGAACTGGAGCTTGATAATTATGCGCGGATGCTCAAAATGGCGGTCCGCTATGCGCGCAGCAAAGGCTACGAGGGGGATTTTTACATCGAGCCCAAGCCGAAGGAACCGACGAAGCATCAGTACGATTTTGATGTGGCTTCCTGTGTCGCTTTTCTTCAAAAATATGATCTGATGCAGGATTTTCGCATCAATATTGAGGCGAATCACGCGACCTTGGCGGGACACACATTCCAGCATGAGTTGCGGATGGCGCGCACCTTCGGTGTTTTCGGTTCCGTCGATGCGAATCAGGGCGATTTGCTGTTGGGCTGGGACACGGATCAATTCCCGTCCAATGTGTATGACACCACACTTGCCATGTATGAAATTTTGAAGGCGGGCGGATTCACGAACGGCGGATTGAATTTTGATGCGAAGGTGCGTCGTCCGTCCTTTACACCGGAAGACATTGCCTATGCGTATATCTTGGGCATGGATTCGTTTGCCTTCGGTCTGATCAAGGCACAGCAGCTGATTGAGGACGGGCGTGTCGAGGCATTTGTAGCAAAGAAATACGCCAGTTATCAAGAGGGCATCGGCGAAAAAATTCGGAAGAATGAAACGAATTTTGAGGAATTGGAAAGCTACGCGTTGAAGAATGGCGAACCGACACTTTCCAGCGGGCGCCAGGAGTATTTGGAAGGCCTCGTCAATAATATTTTGTTGGACGGGAAAACAGAACAATAA
- the xylB gene encoding xylulokinase, translating to MGYVGIDLGTSAVKISYIDEGARIRKSVTKDYPICYPEEGWAEQNPEDWWDAIRAGMQEIVDAEVFTGLDAIGVGGQMHGLVALDARGAVIRPAILWNDTRTAKETAILNTGLGKEVLLKETGNIAYAGFTASKLLWMRAHEPELFEKIAHILLPKDYILYRLSGEFSTDYSDASGTLLLDVAHRKWSKKLCDFCCVKPAQLPALHESGDFAGTLREEWCALWRLESAPDIVAGAGDNAAAAVSVGVVEEGDCNISLGTSGTIFMPTNRFLQDEHASLHAFADAAGKFHLMGCTLSAASCYKWWMGNVLQRPENTPLSTEESVRHHPLYFMPYLMGERSPLNDEDVRAGFLGLSSRSNWQQMIYAIYEGVAFSLRDCMAVAKNMGVTVTKASIVGGGAQSRIWCQMIADVLQLPIAKPAGECGPGYGAALLAMAHKKGRPVREIAKQYAAFEEVFTPQPEEIPYYEKKYRKFSQLYPLLKDFYKET from the coding sequence ATGGGATATGTAGGCATTGATCTCGGTACATCGGCAGTAAAAATCAGCTATATTGATGAAGGAGCAAGGATTCGCAAGTCCGTTACCAAGGATTACCCGATCTGCTATCCGGAAGAAGGTTGGGCGGAACAGAATCCGGAGGATTGGTGGGACGCCATCCGCGCGGGGATGCAGGAGATTGTGGATGCAGAGGTGTTTACGGGACTGGATGCCATCGGGGTTGGCGGACAGATGCACGGATTGGTGGCGTTGGACGCTCGCGGGGCGGTGATTCGCCCGGCTATTTTGTGGAATGATACGCGCACCGCAAAGGAAACGGCGATCTTGAATACCGGGTTGGGAAAAGAGGTGCTCTTAAAAGAGACGGGGAATATTGCGTATGCCGGCTTTACCGCGTCCAAGCTGCTGTGGATGCGCGCACACGAGCCCGAACTGTTTGAAAAAATCGCGCACATCCTGCTGCCGAAGGATTACATCCTCTATCGCTTGTCGGGCGAATTTTCCACGGATTATTCGGACGCGTCGGGAACGCTTCTTTTGGACGTCGCGCATCGAAAATGGTCGAAAAAACTGTGCGATTTTTGCTGCGTGAAGCCGGCCCAGCTGCCTGCGTTGCATGAAAGCGGCGATTTTGCAGGAACACTGCGGGAAGAGTGGTGTGCACTGTGGCGTTTGGAATCGGCGCCGGATATCGTGGCGGGCGCGGGAGACAACGCGGCGGCGGCGGTATCGGTCGGGGTCGTCGAAGAAGGAGATTGCAATATTTCGCTGGGCACGAGCGGAACGATTTTTATGCCGACGAACCGTTTTTTGCAGGATGAACACGCAAGTCTGCACGCCTTTGCGGATGCTGCCGGGAAGTTTCATTTGATGGGCTGTACGCTTTCCGCCGCGTCCTGTTATAAATGGTGGATGGGCAATGTGTTACAGCGCCCCGAAAATACCCCTTTGTCCACGGAAGAATCGGTGCGGCATCATCCGCTTTATTTTATGCCCTACTTGATGGGCGAGCGGTCGCCGCTCAATGACGAGGACGTGCGGGCCGGTTTTCTCGGGCTGTCGTCGCGTTCCAATTGGCAACAGATGATCTACGCCATCTATGAGGGCGTTGCCTTTTCCCTTCGCGATTGCATGGCGGTTGCAAAGAATATGGGCGTTACCGTCACAAAAGCCTCCATCGTCGGCGGCGGTGCGCAGAGTCGCATTTGGTGCCAGATGATTGCCGATGTGCTGCAGCTACCGATTGCAAAACCCGCGGGAGAATGCGGACCCGGCTATGGCGCCGCTTTACTGGCGATGGCGCATAAGAAAGGGCGCCCTGTGCGGGAAATCGCCAAACAATACGCTGCTTTTGAAGAAGTATTTACACCACAGCCGGAGGAAATTCCCTATTACGAGAAAAAATATCGGAAGTTCTCGCAATTGTATCCGTTGCTTAAGGATTTTTATAAAGAGACGTAG